One region of Oryza sativa Japonica Group chromosome 5, ASM3414082v1 genomic DNA includes:
- the LOC107275469 gene encoding uncharacterized protein — protein MQRLPLRRALSAAASAPVRRALSTASRRPPWAMVEKYVAVGSPERRVSLRLAEPPCGSRLIAPAHLVGYAPRVPDPDTDELNAFFAGFVKAASGDGLLLLTFMEVTGTAPLVPGGGGWRALTGISIDPDMTRFVCNPISGELFGLPDIDGTKKTAWFSDIGILTQSERPHGPPDRYAVALFREDSVGYRGGDERFAMRRFLSQTGKWDKLVGLPSSLPLHRRRMNTSTQEVVAFAGRLWWVDLSWGALSADPFSDRPELRFVELPRGSVTQPMEKERRELRRFRRVGVSEGRLRYAEVSQEEPYVLSSFALDDDGGGWTLEHRVALSRLWPHDQNLCKNTPQIAAIDPLNAGCMHLVVGRQVVSIDMDNGDLLGCTLGGGSDPSVDTLTPCLLPPWLASCRIPRAETLSRNKADAKSKSLSDMLVRVDRKKMT, from the exons ATGCAGCGCCTCCCGCTCCGGCGCGCCctgtccgccgccgcgtccgcgcccGTACGCCGCGCCCTCTCCACGGCGTCGCGGCGCCCTCCGTGGGCGATGGTGGAGAAGTACGTGGCGGTCGGATCTCCCGAGCGGCGCGTATCCCTCCGGCTCGCGGAGCCCCCGTGCGGCTCCAGGCTCATCGCCCCCGCCCACCTCGTCGGCTACGCGCCGCGCGTGCCCGACCCCGACACGGACGAGCTGAACGCCTTCTTCGCCGGCTTCGTCAAGgccgcgagcggcgacggcctcctcctcctcaccttcATGGAAGTCACCGGCACGGCCCCCCTCGTccccggcggcggtgggtggcgcgCGCTGACTGGCATCAGCATCGACCCCGACATGACGCGGTTCGTGTGCAACCCCATCTCCGGCGAGCTGTTCGGCCTCCCGGACATCGACGGCACCAAGAAGACCGCGTGGTTCTCCGACATCGGCATCCTCACCCAATCCGAACGCCCGCACGGGCCGCCGGACAGGTATGCCGTCGCTTTGTTCAGGGAGGACTCGGTGGGCTACCGCGGCGGGGACGAACGGTTCGCCATGCGCCGGTTTCTCTCACAAACGGGCAAGTGGGACAAGCTGGTGGGCTTGCCGTCCTCGCTCCCGCTCCACCGGCGTCGCATGAACACATCCACGCAGGAGGTGGTGGCCTTCGCCGGCCGGCTGTGGTGGGTCGACCTGAGCTGGGGCGCCCTCTCCGCCGACCCTTTCAGCGATCGCCCGGAGCTCCGCTTCGTCGAGCTGCCGAGAGGCAGCGTGACACAGCCCATGGAGAAGGAGCGCCGGGAGCTGCGCAGGTTCCGCCGCGTCGGCGTCAGCGAGGGGAGGCTGCGCTACGCCGAGGTGTCCCAGGAGGAGCCATACGTGCTCAGTTCGTTCgccctcgacgacgacggcggcgggtggaCGCTGGAGCACCGCGTGGCTCTTAGCCGGCTCTGGCCGCATGACCAAAACCTCTGCAAGAACACGCCGCAGATCGCAGCCATTGACCCACTGAACGCTGGCTGCATGCACCTCGTAGTTGGCAGGCAGGTTGTCTCCATAGACATGGACAATGGGGATTTGCTTGGGTGCACGCTGGGAGGTGGAAGTGATCCATCCGTGGATACACTTACACCATGTTTGCTCCCTCCGTGGCTTGCATCGTGCCGGATCCCCCGTGCAG AAACTCTTTCAAGGAACAAGGCGGATGCGAAAAGCAAGAGTTTATCAGACATGTTGGTTCGTGTAGATAGGAAGAAGATGACTTGA